The Helicobacter pylori genome includes a window with the following:
- a CDS encoding OmpP1/FadL family transporter: MKNFSPLYCFKKLKKRHLIALSLPLLSYANGFKIQEQSLNGTALGSAYVAGARGADASFYNPANMGFTNDWGENRSEFEMTTTVINIPAFSFKVPTTNQGLYSVTSLEINKSQQNILGIINTIGLGNILKALGNTAATNGLQQAFNRVQGLMNLTNQKVVTLASSPDTQIVNGWTGTTNFVLPKFFYKTRTHNGFTFGGSFTAPSGLGMKWNGKGGEFLHDVFIMMVELAPSMSYTVNKRFSVGVGLRGLYATGSFNNTVYVPLEGASVLSAEQILNLPNNVFADQVPSNMMTLLGNIGYQPALNCQKAGGDMSDQSCQEFYNGLKKIMGYSGLVKASANLYGTTQVVQKSNGQGVSGGYRVGSSLRVFDHGMFSVVYNSSVTFNMKGGLVAITELGPSLGSVLTKGSLNINVSLPQTLSLAYAHQFFKDHLRIEGVFERTFWSQGNKFLVTPDFANATYKGLSGTVASLDSETLKKMVGLANFKSVMNMGAGWRDTNTFRLGVTYMGKSLRLMGAIDYDQAPSPQDAIGIPDSNGYTVAFGTKYNFRGFDLGVAGSFTFKSNRSSLYQSPNIGQLRIFSASLGYRW; this comes from the coding sequence ATGAAAAACTTTTCCCCACTCTATTGTTTTAAAAAGCTCAAAAAACGCCATTTAATCGCCTTGAGCCTGCCCTTGCTTTCTTATGCGAATGGCTTTAAAATCCAAGAGCAAAGTTTGAACGGCACGGCTTTAGGCTCGGCGTATGTCGCTGGGGCTAGGGGCGCTGACGCTTCCTTTTATAACCCAGCGAATATGGGCTTTACTAACGATTGGGGTGAAAACAGAAGCGAATTTGAAATGACCACCACCGTGATTAATATTCCGGCCTTTAGCTTTAAAGTCCCTACGACTAATCAAGGCTTGTATTCGGTTACGAGCTTAGAAATTAATAAAAGCCAACAAAATATTTTAGGCATCATCAACACTATAGGGCTTGGCAATATCCTTAAAGCGCTTGGCAATACGGCCGCTACCAATGGCTTGCAACAAGCTTTCAATCGGGTTCAAGGGCTTATGAATCTAACCAATCAAAAAGTCGTAACCCTCGCTTCATCGCCTGACACTCAAATCGTGAATGGCTGGACGGGAACGACTAATTTTGTTTTACCCAAATTCTTTTATAAAACGCGCACGCATAACGGCTTCACTTTTGGGGGGAGTTTTACCGCTCCTAGCGGGTTGGGCATGAAATGGAATGGTAAAGGGGGGGAATTTTTGCATGATGTGTTTATCATGATGGTAGAGCTTGCCCCTAGCATGAGCTATACTGTTAATAAGCGCTTTTCTGTGGGCGTGGGCTTAAGGGGGCTTTATGCGACCGGGAGCTTTAATAACACCGTTTATGTGCCTTTAGAGGGCGCTTCGGTTTTGAGCGCGGAGCAAATTTTAAATTTACCCAACAATGTTTTTGCCGATCAAGTGCCAAGCAACATGATGACTTTATTAGGCAATATTGGCTACCAGCCAGCGCTTAATTGCCAAAAAGCCGGTGGGGATATGAGCGATCAGAGCTGTCAAGAGTTTTATAACGGCTTGAAAAAAATCATGGGCTATAGCGGTTTGGTGAAAGCGAGCGCGAATCTTTATGGCACGACTCAAGTCGTGCAAAAATCTAACGGGCAAGGCGTATCAGGGGGCTATAGAGTGGGTTCGAGTTTGCGTGTGTTTGATCATGGCATGTTTTCTGTAGTGTATAATTCTTCAGTTACATTCAACATGAAAGGCGGTTTAGTGGCTATCACAGAGCTTGGCCCTTCTTTAGGGAGCGTTTTGACTAAAGGCAGCTTGAATATCAATGTTTCACTCCCCCAAACCCTAAGCTTAGCCTACGCCCACCAATTTTTTAAAGACCATTTAAGAATAGAGGGGGTGTTTGAGCGCACCTTTTGGAGTCAAGGGAATAAATTTTTAGTAACCCCTGATTTTGCGAACGCCACTTACAAGGGCTTAAGTGGAACAGTGGCTTCACTAGACTCTGAAACGCTTAAAAAAATGGTAGGCTTAGCGAATTTTAAAAGCGTGATGAACATGGGGGCTGGCTGGAGAGACACCAACACCTTTAGATTAGGGGTAACTTACATGGGCAAAAGCTTGCGTCTAATGGGCGCTATTGATTATGATCAAGCTCCAAGCCCCCAAGATGCGATAGGTATCCCAGATTCTAATGGCTATACCGTGGCTTTTGGGACTAAATACAATTTTAGGGGCTTTGATTTGGGCGTAGCGGGGAGTTTCACTTTTAAAAGCAACCGCTCCAGTTTGTATCAATCCCCAAATATTGGGCAATTGAGAATCTTTAGCGCTTCCTTAGGCTATCGCTGGTAA
- a CDS encoding HU family DNA-binding protein — MNKAEFIDLVKEAGKYNSKREAEEAITAFTLAVQTALSKGESVELVGFGKFETAEQKGKEGKVPGSDKTYKTEDKRVPKFKPGKILKQKVEEGK; from the coding sequence ATGAACAAAGCGGAATTTATTGATTTGGTTAAAGAAGCGGGTAAATACAACAGCAAAAGAGAAGCCGAAGAGGCGATCACAGCCTTTACTCTAGCGGTACAAACAGCTTTGAGCAAGGGTGAAAGCGTGGAATTGGTTGGTTTTGGCAAATTTGAGACCGCAGAGCAAAAAGGCAAAGAAGGTAAAGTGCCAGGAAGCGATAAAACTTATAAAACTGAAGACAAACGAGTGCCTAAATTCAAACCCGGCAAAATCCTTAAACAAAAAGTTGAAGAAGGCAAGTAA
- the thiE gene encoding thiamine phosphate synthase, whose translation MFDANCLKLMFVAGSQDFYHIKGGKNDRINALLDALELALQSKITAFQFRQKGDSALQDPTQIKQLALECQKLCQKYGTPFIVNDEVQLALELKADGVHVGQEDMAIEEVVTLCQKHLFIGLSVNTLEQALKAHHLDAVAYLGVGPIFPTPSKKDAKEVVGVELLKKIHDSGVKKPLIAIGGITMHNASKLCEYGGIAVISAITQAKDKALAVGKLLKNA comes from the coding sequence TTGTTTGATGCAAATTGTTTGAAACTCATGTTTGTGGCTGGATCGCAAGACTTCTACCACATAAAGGGCGGCAAAAACGATAGGATAAACGCGCTTTTAGACGCTTTAGAATTAGCTTTACAATCTAAAATCACAGCGTTTCAATTCCGCCAAAAAGGCGATTCAGCCCTACAAGATCCTACTCAAATCAAACAATTAGCCCTAGAGTGTCAAAAATTATGCCAAAAATACGGCACGCCTTTTATTGTCAATGATGAGGTGCAACTCGCGCTAGAATTAAAGGCTGATGGCGTGCATGTGGGACAAGAAGACATGGCTATAGAAGAGGTAGTAACTTTATGCCAAAAGCACCTTTTTATCGGTTTGAGCGTCAATACTTTAGAGCAAGCCCTAAAAGCGCACCATTTAGACGCCGTAGCCTATTTAGGGGTAGGCCCTATTTTTCCCACACCATCTAAAAAAGACGCTAAAGAAGTTGTAGGCGTAGAGCTTTTAAAAAAAATACACGATAGCGGGGTAAAAAAACCCCTTATAGCGATTGGGGGCATCACGATGCATAACGCTTCAAAATTGTGCGAATATGGGGGTATCGCAGTCATTAGCGCGATCACGCAAGCCAAAGATAAAGCCTTAGCGGTTGGAAAACTTTTAAAAAATGCGTGA
- the thiD gene encoding bifunctional hydroxymethylpyrimidine kinase/phosphomethylpyrimidine kinase, with product MKVYPQVLSIAGSDSGGGAGIQADLKAFQTLGVFGTSVITCITAQNTQGVHGVYPLSVESVEAQILAIRDDFSIKAFKMGALCNAQIIECVADTLETCDFGLCVLDPVMVAKNGALLLEEEAILSLKKRLLPTTHLLTPNLPEVYALTGVQVRDNKSASKAMGILRDLGVKSAVIKGGHTEHFQGEFSNDWVFLEDAEFILNAKRFNTKNTHGTGCTLSSLIVGLLAQGLDLKNAISKAKELLTIIIQNPLNIGHGHGPLNLWSIKKLV from the coding sequence GTGAAAGTTTATCCGCAAGTTTTAAGCATTGCTGGTAGCGATAGCGGTGGGGGTGCTGGGATACAGGCCGATTTGAAAGCGTTCCAAACTTTGGGCGTGTTTGGGACAAGCGTGATCACTTGCATCACCGCGCAAAACACACAGGGCGTGCATGGGGTTTATCCATTGAGCGTTGAGAGCGTGGAAGCGCAAATCTTAGCCATTAGAGATGATTTTTCTATCAAAGCGTTCAAAATGGGAGCGTTATGCAACGCTCAAATCATTGAATGCGTGGCGGACACTTTAGAAACTTGTGATTTTGGGTTGTGCGTTTTAGATCCGGTGATGGTGGCAAAGAATGGGGCTTTGCTTTTAGAAGAAGAGGCGATTTTAAGCTTAAAAAAACGCCTTTTACCTACAACCCATTTACTAACCCCTAACCTCCCTGAAGTTTATGCGCTCACAGGCGTTCAAGTGCGAGATAATAAAAGCGCTTCAAAAGCGATGGGTATTTTAAGGGATTTAGGCGTTAAAAGCGCTGTGATTAAAGGGGGGCATACAGAGCATTTTCAAGGGGAATTTAGCAACGATTGGGTGTTTTTAGAAGACGCTGAATTTATCCTAAACGCCAAGCGGTTCAATACGAAAAACACGCATGGCACAGGTTGCACTCTATCTAGCTTGATAGTGGGCTTACTCGCTCAAGGGTTGGATTTAAAAAACGCTATTTCAAAGGCTAAAGAGCTTTTAACTATCATCATTCAAAACCCTTTAAACATTGGGCATGGGCATGGGCCTTTGAATTTATGGAGTATTAAAAAGCTTGTTTGA
- a CDS encoding LPP20 family lipoprotein, which translates to MRLHTAFFGINSLLVVALLISGCSLFKKRNTNAQLIPPSANGLQAPIYPPTNFTPRKSIQPLPSPRLENNDQPIISSNPTNAIPNTPILTPNNVIELNAVGMGVAPESTISPSQALALAKRAAIVDGYRQLGEKMYGIRVNAQDTVKDMVLQNSVIKTRVNALIRNAEITETIYKDGLCQVSMELKLDGRIWYRILSGSRG; encoded by the coding sequence ATGCGTTTGCACACTGCCTTTTTTGGTATCAATTCATTGCTTGTTGTCGCTCTTTTGATAAGTGGTTGCAGTCTCTTTAAAAAGCGTAACACTAACGCTCAGCTAATCCCCCCTTCGGCTAATGGCTTGCAAGCCCCCATTTATCCTCCAACCAATTTCACCCCAAGAAAGAGCATTCAGCCTCTCCCAAGCCCTCGCCTTGAGAATAACGATCAGCCCATCATTAGCTCTAATCCCACTAACGCTATCCCTAACACCCCCATTCTCACGCCTAATAATGTCATTGAATTGAACGCGGTGGGCATGGGTGTGGCTCCAGAATCCACCATTTCGCCTTCTCAAGCCTTGGCTTTGGCCAAGCGGGCCGCTATTGTGGATGGCTACCGCCAGTTAGGTGAAAAAATGTATGGTATTAGAGTGAACGCTCAAGACACCGTCAAAGACATGGTTTTACAAAATTCCGTGATTAAAACCAGAGTGAATGCTCTCATTCGTAACGCTGAAATCACTGAAACCATCTATAAAGACGGCTTGTGTCAAGTGAGCATGGAGCTTAAATTAGACGGCAGGATTTGGTATCGTATTTTGAGCGGATCGAGAGGATAA
- a CDS encoding restriction endonuclease subunit S, which yields MHKIETLLHTLAPKGVEFRTLEEVFEIKNGYTPSKKNPEFWEKGTIPWFRMEDIRENGRILKDSIQHITPKALKGKKLFPKNSIIISTTATIGEHALLIVDSLANQRFTFLSKKANCDLALDMKFFFYQCFLLGEWCKNNTNVSGFASVDMTAFKKYKFPIPPLEIQQEIVKILDAFTELNTELKVRKKQYQYYQNMLLDFNDINSNHKDAKMSAKTYPKNLKTLLQTLAPKGVEFRKLGEVCDFQKGKSITKKAVTLGKVPVISGGRQPAYYHNEANRSGETIAISSSGVYAGYVSYWDIPVFLADSFSVSPKQKTLMPKYLFHYLTTQQDAIHATKSTGGIPHVYSKDLQNFLIPIPPLEIQQEIVKILDQFSILTTDLLAGIPAEIEARKKQYEYYREKLLSFKPLTPNKEVKKC from the coding sequence ATGCATAAAATAGAAACCTTACTCCACACTTTAGCGCCTAAGGGGGTGGAGTTTAGAACGCTTGAAGAGGTTTTTGAAATTAAAAATGGTTACACCCCATCAAAAAAAAATCCTGAATTTTGGGAAAAAGGGACTATCCCTTGGTTTAGAATGGAAGACATTAGAGAAAATGGGAGGATTTTAAAAGACTCTATCCAACACATTACCCCAAAGGCTTTAAAGGGTAAAAAATTATTCCCTAAAAATTCTATTATCATTTCCACAACAGCAACGATAGGCGAGCATGCCCTTTTAATCGTTGATTCGTTAGCGAATCAACGATTCACTTTTTTAAGTAAAAAAGCGAATTGTGATCTTGCTTTAGACATGAAATTCTTTTTTTACCAATGCTTTCTTTTAGGGGAATGGTGCAAAAATAATACTAATGTTTCAGGTTTTGCTTCTGTGGATATGACTGCTTTTAAAAAATATAAGTTCCCCATCCCACCCCTAGAGATCCAACAAGAGATCGTTAAGATTTTGGACGCTTTCACAGAATTAAACACAGAATTAAAAGTGCGAAAAAAGCAATACCAATATTACCAAAACATGCTTTTAGACTTTAATGACATTAATTCAAACCACAAAGACGCAAAAATGAGCGCAAAAACCTATCCTAAAAATCTAAAAACCTTACTCCAAACTTTAGCGCCTAAGGGGGTGGAGTTTAGGAAATTGGGGGAGGTGTGTGATTTTCAAAAAGGAAAATCAATAACAAAAAAAGCCGTAACTTTGGGAAAAGTCCCCGTTATTTCGGGGGGAAGACAACCCGCTTATTATCACAACGAGGCAAATCGTAGCGGAGAAACAATAGCGATTTCTTCATCTGGAGTGTATGCTGGCTATGTTAGTTATTGGGATATTCCTGTTTTTCTTGCTGACTCTTTTTCTGTTTCACCAAAACAAAAAACCCTAATGCCTAAATATCTTTTTCACTATCTTACAACGCAACAAGATGCGATCCATGCAACAAAAAGCACAGGGGGAATTCCTCATGTTTATAGCAAAGACTTACAAAATTTTTTAATCCCCATCCCACCCCTAGAAATCCAACAAGAGATCGTTAAGATTTTGGATCAATTTTCAATTTTAACCACCGATTTATTAGCCGGTATCCCCGCTGAAATAGAAGCCAGGAAAAAACAATACGAATATTACAGAGAAAAACTATTGAGTTTCAAACCCCTAACCCCAAATAAAGAAGTTAAAAAATGCTAA
- the coaBC gene encoding bifunctional phosphopantothenoylcysteine decarboxylase/phosphopantothenate--cysteine ligase CoaBC: MNFLEDLFYPLRLLENKRVLLLVSGSIAAYKSLELVRLLFKSGASIQVVMSESAKKFVTPLSFEALSHHKVLHDRNEKWYYNHQNALHHNHIACASNADLLIFAPLSANSLSKIAHALADNIVSATFLACASPKILAPSMNTNMLNSPIIQSHLKRLKDFNHIILDTQNGLLACDTRGNGAMAEPLEILFKAAQTLLKDAYFENREVIVMGGASIEKIDSVRVISNLSSGIQASALALALYFKGAKVTLIASSFPTPLPKEITSVPVSDTASYESALNNAAKNLQKHALKPLLFNLAAISDYVPKTSFNHKLKKSEIGETLNIECVQNKDLLASVNPNQFVKIGFKAEDDQQNAIKNAQNLLKPFQDNGKDCSMAALNLIKDSRPFGSLENELWLFSHKKTQKIPSMNKLEASFKILDFIKDNAL; the protein is encoded by the coding sequence ATGAATTTTTTAGAAGATTTGTTTTACCCCTTAAGGTTATTGGAAAACAAGCGCGTTTTATTGCTCGTGAGCGGCTCTATTGCGGCGTATAAATCCCTAGAATTAGTGCGTTTGTTGTTTAAAAGCGGGGCCAGTATCCAAGTGGTGATGAGTGAGAGTGCGAAAAAATTTGTTACGCCCTTAAGTTTTGAAGCTTTGAGCCACCATAAAGTCTTGCATGATCGTAATGAAAAATGGTATTACAACCACCAAAACGCCTTGCACCATAACCACATCGCATGCGCTTCTAATGCTGATTTACTCATCTTTGCCCCTTTAAGCGCTAACAGCCTGTCTAAAATCGCTCACGCTTTAGCGGATAATATCGTAAGCGCGACTTTTTTAGCTTGCGCTTCCCCTAAAATCCTAGCCCCTAGCATGAACACCAACATGCTCAATTCCCCTATCATTCAAAGCCATTTAAAACGCTTGAAAGATTTCAATCATATTATTTTAGACACGCAAAACGGCCTTTTAGCATGCGATACTAGAGGTAATGGGGCGATGGCTGAGCCTTTAGAAATCCTTTTTAAAGCCGCTCAAACGCTCCTAAAAGACGCTTATTTTGAAAACAGAGAAGTCATAGTCATGGGCGGCGCAAGTATAGAAAAGATTGACAGCGTTAGAGTTATTAGCAATCTTTCTAGCGGGATTCAAGCGAGTGCGTTGGCTCTAGCGTTATATTTTAAGGGAGCGAAAGTTACTTTGATTGCATCAAGCTTCCCCACCCCTTTGCCTAAAGAAATCACAAGCGTTCCCGTTAGCGACACCGCTTCTTATGAAAGCGCCTTAAATAACGCCGCTAAAAACCTACAAAAGCATGCCTTAAAACCCCTGCTCTTCAATTTAGCCGCCATTAGCGATTATGTGCCTAAAACTTCTTTTAACCATAAGCTTAAAAAAAGCGAAATCGGCGAAACCCTAAACATTGAATGCGTTCAAAATAAGGATTTACTGGCTTCTGTCAATCCTAACCAATTCGTTAAAATCGGCTTTAAAGCTGAAGACGATCAACAAAACGCCATCAAAAACGCTCAAAATCTTTTAAAACCTTTTCAAGATAACGGCAAGGATTGCTCCATGGCCGCTTTGAATCTCATTAAAGATTCACGCCCTTTTGGATCATTAGAGAATGAATTGTGGCTCTTTAGCCATAAAAAAACCCAAAAAATCCCTTCTATGAATAAATTAGAAGCGAGTTTTAAAATCCTTGATTTTATCAAAGACAACGCCCTTTAA
- the pseB gene encoding UDP-N-acetylglucosamine 4,6-dehydratase (inverting) — MLDNQTILITGGTGSFGKCFVRKVLDTTNAKKIIVYSRDELKQSEMAMEFNDPRMRFFIGDVRDLERLNYALEGVDICIHAAALKHVPIAEYNPLECIKTNIMGASNVINACLKNAISQVIALSTDKAANPINLYGATKLCSDKLFVSANNFKGSSQTQFSVVRYGNVVGSRGSVVPFFKKLVQNQASEIPITDIRMTRFWITLDEGVSFVLKSLKRMHGGEIFVPKIPSMKMTDLAKALAPNTPTKIIGIRPGEKLHEVMIPKDESHLALEFEDFFIIQPTISFQTPKDYTLTRLHEKGQKVAPDFEYSSHNNNQWLEPDDLLKLL, encoded by the coding sequence ATGCTAGATAACCAAACGATTTTAATCACCGGTGGCACTGGGAGTTTTGGCAAATGCTTTGTTCGTAAGGTTTTAGACACCACCAACGCTAAAAAAATCATCGTTTATAGCCGAGACGAATTAAAACAAAGCGAAATGGCCATGGAATTTAACGATCCTAGGATGCGTTTTTTTATCGGCGATGTGAGGGATTTAGAACGCTTGAATTACGCTTTAGAGGGCGTGGATATTTGTATCCATGCAGCCGCGCTCAAGCATGTGCCCATCGCTGAATACAACCCCCTAGAATGCATTAAAACCAATATCATGGGAGCGAGCAATGTGATTAACGCATGCTTGAAAAACGCCATAAGCCAAGTCATCGCCCTAAGCACCGATAAAGCCGCTAACCCTATTAATCTCTACGGCGCGACGAAATTGTGCAGCGACAAGCTCTTTGTGAGCGCGAATAACTTCAAAGGCTCTTCTCAAACGCAATTTAGCGTGGTGCGTTATGGTAATGTGGTGGGGAGTCGCGGGAGCGTGGTGCCGTTTTTTAAAAAATTAGTCCAAAACCAAGCGAGTGAAATCCCCATTACAGATATTCGCATGACACGATTTTGGATCACTTTAGATGAGGGGGTTTCTTTTGTGCTTAAAAGCTTGAAAAGAATGCATGGGGGTGAAATTTTTGTGCCTAAAATCCCTAGCATGAAAATGACTGATCTCGCTAAAGCCCTAGCCCCCAATACCCCTACTAAAATCATCGGCATTCGCCCGGGCGAAAAACTCCATGAAGTGATGATCCCTAAAGATGAAAGCCATTTAGCCCTAGAATTTGAAGACTTTTTCATCATTCAGCCCACTATAAGCTTCCAAACGCCTAAAGATTACACGCTCACCAGACTCCACGAAAAAGGCCAAAAAGTCGCCCCCGATTTTGAATACAGCAGCCACAATAACAACCAATGGCTAGAGCCTGATGATTTATTGAAATTATTATGA
- the thiM gene encoding hydroxyethylthiazole kinase: protein MVLKELRQKRPLVHNITNYVVAQFVANGLLALGASPLMSDAIDEMPDLAKISDALAINIGTLNERTILCAKEAIKHYKALNKPIVLDPVGCSASALRHDTSLELLKSGGISALRGNAAELGSLVGISCESKGLDSHDAATPIEIIKRVAQKYSVIAVMTGKTDYMSDGKKVLSITGGSEYLALITGAGCLHAAACASFLSLKKDPLDSMAQLCALYKQAAFNAQKKVLENNGSNGSFLFYFLDALSLPIKLENSLIKEEW from the coding sequence GTGGTGTTAAAAGAATTACGCCAAAAACGCCCTTTAGTGCATAATATCACCAATTATGTGGTGGCGCAATTTGTGGCTAATGGTTTATTAGCTTTAGGGGCATCGCCTTTAATGAGCGATGCGATTGATGAGATGCCAGATTTAGCGAAAATTTCTGACGCGCTCGCTATTAATATTGGCACCCTCAATGAACGCACCATTTTATGCGCTAAAGAGGCGATCAAACATTACAAGGCTTTGAATAAACCCATCGTGTTGGATCCTGTGGGGTGTTCAGCAAGCGCTTTGCGTCATGACACAAGCTTAGAGCTTTTAAAAAGTGGTGGGATTAGCGCGCTTAGGGGTAATGCTGCAGAATTAGGCTCTTTAGTGGGTATTTCTTGCGAAAGTAAGGGGCTAGACTCTCATGATGCCGCCACGCCTATAGAAATAATCAAACGAGTGGCTCAAAAGTATTCTGTGATAGCGGTAATGACGGGTAAAACAGATTACATGAGCGATGGGAAAAAAGTTTTGAGTATTACTGGAGGGAGCGAGTATTTAGCGCTCATTACTGGGGCTGGGTGTTTGCACGCCGCAGCGTGCGCGAGCTTTTTAAGTTTGAAAAAAGACCCCTTAGATTCTATGGCGCAACTTTGCGCACTCTATAAACAAGCCGCTTTTAATGCGCAAAAAAAAGTGTTGGAAAATAACGGCTCTAATGGTTCGTTCTTGTTTTATTTTTTAGACGCTCTAAGCTTGCCCATAAAGTTAGAAAATAGCCTTATTAAGGAAGAGTGGTGA